In the genome of Candidatus Nanopelagicales bacterium, the window CGGTTCAGCAAGCTGGATTTGCCGACGTTGGGCCGGCCAAGTAGGGCAACCCGGTGCGGGCCCTCCTCCAACTGCGCGCCGCGACCAACCTCCGGCAGCATCTTGAGCAGATCGTCGAGGAAGTCACCGCTGCCGCGCCCATGCAGGGCAGACAGCGCGATGGGCTCCCCCAGGCCCATGGACCAGAGGTTCGCAGCCTCGATCTCCAACGTCGCGCTATCGACCTTGTTCGCCACCAACATCGTCGGAACGCCACTGCGACGCAGCATCCGGACGGCCTCAGTATCGGCGTCAGTGGCCCCGACGCGAGCATCCACCACCAAGACAACCACGTCAGCGTCTTCGGCGGCCCGCTCGGCCTGCGCACTTACCTGCGCGGCCAACCCACGACCTCGCTGATCCCAACCGCCGGTGTCCACCAGCCAAAAGCGGCGACCGGACCACTCCGCCTCGTACCGCACGCGATCGCGGGTGACGCCGGGGATGTCCTCAACTACGGCCTCACGGCGACCGAGAATGCGATTGACGAGCGTTGACTTGCCAACGTTCGGACGCCCCACAACCGCAACTACGGGCATCGAGTCATCGATCTCCGCTTGACTGAAAGGCTCGACTAGGCGATCACCGAACTCGGCCTCGGCGGCAGCTTGCGCAGCCGTCGTTGCATCCTGATCGCCGAGCACCTCGAACGTTGCGAAGGTTGTCTGGTCTTGGTCGAACTCGTCGTCACTCACCGTGCCGACCTCTCTGTCATGTTGTTCTTACGTTGTCTGTCGGCAGCGCCATGCCGGTCGAGGCGACGGCTGCCGCAACGTGGTCAGCGAGCCGCTGGCGAATGAGCTCCCCCACAGCGGCCAGCGTGGACCGCTGATCGATATCGCCTTGCACCGGCGGCGAGAAGGGTTCGCCAAAAACCGCAATGAGCGGCGCACGCAACGGTGGCAGTGCTTCCTTGGACATCCCAGTCGATCTAGTGCCCAGCAGTGCGACCGGAACGATTGGCGCTCGCGACCGAGTGTAGAGGTAGGCAACCCCGTGCCTGATCCTGGCGACATCACCCCTGTTGCGGTGTGCTTCTGGGA includes:
- a CDS encoding 50S ribosome-binding GTPase encodes the protein MPVVAVVGRPNVGKSTLVNRILGRREAVVEDIPGVTRDRVRYEAEWSGRRFWLVDTGGWDQRGRGLAAQVSAQAERAAEDADVVVLVVDARVGATDADTEAVRMLRRSGVPTMLVANKVDSATLEIEAANLWSMGLGEPIALSALHGRGSGDFLDDLLKMLPEVGRGAQLEEGPHRVALLGRPNVGKSSLLNR